The Exiguobacterium acetylicum genome includes a window with the following:
- the gltB gene encoding glutamate synthase large subunit, whose amino-acid sequence MTFHQYPEQQGLYDPRMEHDACGIGVYAHQTGRASHEIVENALAMLCQMEHRGGQGSDAKTGDGAGILTQLPDRLFRETVRQITFPKKGDYGVFMMFLPREERERQRLERTLESIILTEGQDVLGWRTVPVQSEVLGSGARRTEPVIRQCFIGAQAMEGLTFERTLFLIRRAFERESEQLGLEQYVLSSSSETIVYKGLVTTDQLRAYFDDLRDERYQSGFGIVHSRFSTNTFPSWKRAHPNRYLIHNGEINTLQGNIRAMRGREHRLAETTYGNRAEEVLPILDETGSDSSMLDNAFEFLHLSGLSLAETALMLVPEPFEHSEIRPAKRAYYEYHSSMMEPWDGPSAIVFTNGKQIGATLDRNGLRPARYVQLRDGHFMLSSEAGVLPLREQDILYKKRLAPGELLLLDFASGQLIADEEIKRELATRHPYAEWLAQEVVTLSSNDFKETIVDLGTKQRHFGYTREDIDQYLIPLVEEQKDPLGAMGTDIPLAVLSERPQSLFRYFKQLFAQVTNPPIDALREDIVTSTLTWLGRQGELLTPNRTNCRRVRLETPILRPDEAHALKQCGLKQKTISTTFTNSLEEALDMVVDEAVTAARSGYELLTLSDRLVRPGTLPMPILLAVSAIHHALIRKGLRTNLSLIIEGGEVREVHHVATLIGYGADAIYPYLAYATIDDAIGNRLPDVNKRYQKAVTEGVVKVMSKMGISTVFSYRGAQIFEAVGIDRTVIEQHFTGTVSQLSGMTIDLMEEEVRRAQQIADERIHLESGSVFRYRQAGEHHAFNPATIHLLQHACRTNDYRLYQKYSQRIAEEPATVLRHLLTFKETTAISIDEVEPVSEIVKYFKTGAMSYGSLSKEAHETLAIAMNRLGGKSNSGEGGEEEERYERDENGDFRMSRIKQIASGRFGVTSHYLVHADELQIKVAQGAKPGEGGQLPGEKVYPWIARVRASTPGVGLISPPPHHDIYSIEDLAQLIHDLKRANDQARISVKLVAKGGVGTIAAGVAKGLADVIVISGHDGGTGASPKTSIQHAGLPWELGLAETHQTLTLNGLRERVVLETDGKLLTGRDVILAAMLGANEYGFATAPLIAVGCIMMRACHLDTCPVGVATQDPELRKKFTGSADDVVHFMTFIAEEVREHLAKLGVRRLQDLVGRTDLLQPSERQRTHWKAKSLDFSRLLVHVSHGPAEQQQHHVDRSFDAREVAPYLEAADFTHQQTIRLTVQNTDRAIGTQTGAMLTRRFGALGLPTDRLKLELTGSAGQSLAAYLPRGMTIDVTGEANDYVGKGLSGGIVAVHPSRLIPFVSSDQSIIGNVALYGATSGELYVNGQAGERFAVRNSGAVAVVEGIGNHGLEYMTGGSVVVLGDVGKNFAAGMSGGVAYVLPRNPEQFLQRVNRELVTTGPVTNVEEIARLKTFIERHVARTGSEQGDAILANWDHVIHSFIRVIPSTYEKVTTLMADFAQQGHNTEEAMLLAFETHLGRRTGGVR is encoded by the coding sequence ATGACATTTCATCAATACCCTGAACAGCAGGGATTATACGACCCTCGTATGGAACATGATGCGTGCGGGATCGGCGTTTACGCACATCAAACAGGACGAGCGAGTCATGAAATCGTTGAGAACGCATTGGCCATGCTTTGTCAAATGGAGCACCGTGGTGGGCAAGGGAGCGATGCGAAGACTGGAGATGGAGCAGGAATTTTGACGCAATTACCGGATCGACTATTTCGTGAGACGGTTCGTCAGATTACGTTCCCGAAAAAAGGAGATTATGGTGTATTCATGATGTTCTTACCACGAGAAGAACGGGAACGCCAACGACTTGAACGTACTTTAGAGTCCATCATTTTGACGGAAGGACAGGACGTTTTAGGATGGCGAACCGTACCTGTTCAGTCCGAAGTGCTTGGGTCTGGTGCCCGTAGAACGGAGCCGGTCATTCGCCAATGTTTCATTGGTGCGCAAGCGATGGAAGGATTGACATTCGAACGGACGCTCTTTTTAATTCGACGGGCGTTTGAACGTGAGTCAGAGCAACTCGGGCTAGAGCAATACGTTTTGAGTAGTTCGAGTGAAACGATCGTTTACAAAGGACTCGTGACGACGGATCAACTCCGTGCGTATTTCGATGATTTACGAGATGAACGCTATCAGTCAGGATTCGGGATCGTACATTCGCGTTTCAGTACGAATACGTTTCCTAGTTGGAAACGCGCCCATCCAAACCGTTATCTGATCCATAACGGTGAAATCAATACGTTACAAGGTAACATCCGAGCGATGCGTGGACGGGAACATCGTCTTGCTGAGACGACTTATGGTAATCGGGCAGAGGAAGTCTTACCAATTCTAGACGAGACGGGCAGTGATTCTTCTATGCTTGATAATGCCTTTGAATTTCTGCATTTATCGGGATTATCACTTGCTGAAACGGCATTGATGCTCGTACCCGAACCATTTGAACATAGCGAGATTCGACCAGCGAAGCGCGCATACTATGAGTACCATAGCAGCATGATGGAACCGTGGGATGGGCCGTCTGCAATCGTCTTTACGAATGGAAAACAGATTGGAGCGACACTCGACCGGAACGGGTTGCGCCCAGCGCGGTATGTCCAGTTACGGGACGGTCACTTCATGCTGTCTTCAGAGGCTGGGGTCTTACCGCTTCGTGAACAAGATATTCTTTACAAAAAACGGTTAGCTCCAGGCGAACTCCTTTTACTCGATTTTGCATCTGGTCAGTTGATTGCAGATGAAGAAATCAAGCGGGAACTGGCGACACGTCACCCGTACGCGGAGTGGCTTGCGCAAGAAGTCGTCACTCTTTCGAGTAATGACTTTAAAGAAACAATCGTTGATCTTGGCACAAAACAGCGTCATTTCGGTTACACGCGTGAAGATATTGATCAATACTTGATTCCGCTTGTCGAAGAACAAAAGGATCCGCTAGGTGCGATGGGAACAGATATCCCATTAGCTGTTTTAAGTGAACGCCCTCAATCCTTATTCCGCTATTTCAAGCAGTTGTTTGCACAAGTGACGAATCCACCGATCGACGCATTACGAGAAGACATCGTCACCTCGACGCTGACATGGCTTGGTCGCCAAGGCGAATTACTGACACCTAATCGAACGAACTGTCGTCGTGTTCGTTTAGAAACACCGATTCTACGTCCAGACGAAGCGCATGCCTTAAAACAATGCGGACTCAAGCAGAAAACGATCTCGACGACGTTCACGAACTCGCTTGAAGAAGCGCTCGACATGGTCGTCGATGAGGCTGTGACTGCGGCACGAAGTGGTTATGAATTACTGACGTTATCAGATCGTCTCGTCCGACCAGGAACCTTACCGATGCCAATTCTATTAGCGGTGAGCGCGATTCATCATGCTTTGATTCGGAAGGGATTACGAACGAATCTCAGCTTGATCATCGAAGGTGGAGAAGTACGTGAAGTTCACCATGTGGCGACATTGATTGGATACGGCGCTGATGCGATCTATCCGTATCTTGCGTATGCGACGATTGATGATGCCATCGGGAATCGACTCCCAGATGTAAATAAACGTTACCAAAAAGCTGTCACGGAAGGCGTCGTTAAAGTCATGTCGAAGATGGGCATTTCGACGGTCTTTAGTTATCGAGGAGCACAAATTTTTGAAGCAGTCGGAATTGATCGCACGGTCATCGAGCAGCACTTCACAGGTACGGTGTCCCAACTGAGTGGCATGACAATTGATTTGATGGAAGAAGAAGTCCGCCGGGCGCAACAGATCGCTGACGAACGGATTCATCTAGAGTCAGGGAGTGTCTTCCGGTATCGTCAAGCCGGGGAACACCATGCTTTTAATCCGGCAACGATTCATCTATTACAGCATGCCTGTCGAACGAATGATTACCGTCTCTATCAAAAGTATTCACAACGAATCGCGGAAGAACCGGCAACGGTTCTGCGTCACCTGTTGACGTTCAAGGAGACGACGGCAATTTCGATTGATGAAGTTGAGCCTGTCAGCGAAATCGTTAAGTATTTTAAGACGGGTGCGATGTCATATGGCTCACTCTCAAAAGAAGCGCACGAGACGCTTGCGATCGCGATGAACCGTTTAGGAGGTAAGAGCAATAGCGGTGAAGGCGGCGAAGAAGAGGAACGGTACGAACGGGATGAGAATGGCGACTTCCGAATGAGTCGAATCAAGCAGATTGCATCTGGTCGTTTCGGGGTGACAAGTCATTACCTCGTTCATGCGGATGAATTACAAATCAAGGTGGCACAGGGGGCAAAACCTGGAGAAGGCGGACAATTACCAGGTGAAAAAGTCTATCCGTGGATTGCGCGTGTACGTGCATCAACACCTGGTGTTGGATTGATTTCTCCACCACCCCATCATGATATCTATTCGATTGAAGATTTGGCGCAGTTGATCCATGACTTGAAACGCGCAAATGATCAAGCTCGGATTAGCGTCAAACTTGTCGCAAAAGGTGGCGTTGGTACGATTGCGGCTGGAGTAGCGAAGGGACTTGCCGATGTCATCGTTATCAGTGGTCATGACGGCGGAACAGGTGCTTCTCCAAAAACGAGCATTCAACACGCCGGTCTACCTTGGGAACTAGGACTTGCAGAGACGCATCAAACGTTGACATTAAACGGCTTACGAGAACGTGTCGTACTCGAGACGGACGGAAAACTGTTAACCGGCCGTGATGTCATCTTAGCCGCGATGTTAGGCGCGAACGAATATGGCTTTGCGACAGCACCGCTCATTGCCGTCGGATGTATCATGATGCGTGCCTGCCATCTTGATACATGTCCGGTTGGTGTTGCGACACAAGATCCAGAGCTCCGAAAGAAATTCACGGGATCTGCCGATGACGTCGTCCATTTCATGACGTTCATTGCCGAGGAAGTGCGCGAACATTTAGCGAAGCTTGGTGTGCGTCGTCTGCAGGACCTTGTCGGACGGACGGATTTACTGCAACCATCGGAACGACAACGGACGCACTGGAAAGCGAAGAGTCTCGATTTCTCACGCCTTCTCGTCCATGTCTCACATGGTCCGGCAGAACAACAACAGCATCATGTCGATCGTTCCTTCGACGCGCGTGAAGTTGCTCCTTATTTAGAAGCAGCAGATTTTACTCATCAACAGACGATTCGATTAACTGTTCAAAATACGGATCGTGCGATTGGAACACAAACAGGTGCGATGCTGACCCGACGCTTTGGGGCGCTCGGTCTGCCGACGGATCGTCTGAAACTCGAATTGACTGGTTCTGCCGGTCAGAGTCTAGCGGCGTATCTACCGCGTGGAATGACGATTGATGTCACGGGAGAAGCGAACGATTACGTCGGAAAAGGATTGTCTGGTGGGATCGTAGCCGTTCATCCTTCGCGTTTGATTCCATTCGTCTCGTCCGATCAGTCGATTATCGGGAACGTTGCGCTCTACGGGGCGACAAGTGGTGAGCTCTATGTCAATGGACAGGCGGGTGAGCGCTTTGCTGTACGAAACAGTGGAGCCGTTGCCGTCGTCGAAGGGATCGGAAATCACGGTCTTGAGTATATGACAGGCGGATCGGTCGTTGTTCTTGGAGATGTTGGGAAAAACTTCGCAGCCGGGATGTCCGGTGGCGTCGCGTATGTGTTGCCGCGTAATCCTGAACAATTTTTACAACGTGTCAACCGTGAACTCGTTACGACGGGACCTGTTACGAATGTTGAAGAGATTGCACGATTGAAGACGTTCATTGAGCGTCATGTCGCACGGACTGGAAGTGAACAAGGCGATGCGATTCTTGCAAACTGGGATCATGTCATCCATTCGTTCATCCGTGTCATCCCATCGACTTATGAAAAAGTCACGACGCTGATGGCAGACTTTGCACAACAGGGACACAATACCGAAGAAGCGATGTTGCTCGCATTCGAGACACATTTAGGGCGAAGAACAGGAGGGGTACGATGA
- a CDS encoding transporter substrate-binding domain-containing protein — protein MKKTMQLTGLLIAGSSILLSACGQQEEKATAYDKIQKEGTIVVATAGTLYPTSYHDEKSNELTGFDVEVVKEVAKRLDLKVKFKEMSFDGMLTSVNTGQVDLAANDITITDDRKEKFAFSKPYKYTYGTAIVRKSDLSGIKSLEDLKGKKAAGEATTTYMQIAKKYGAKEVTYDNATNDQYLRDVSNGRTDVILNDYYLQTLAVDFFKDFDITIHPDIAYNPSQVGLIMDLDNKELQSNINEQLDKMKEDGTLKDISKQFYAGKDVSQMPDVKTTIVDVN, from the coding sequence ATGAAAAAAACAATGCAACTTACGGGTCTCTTGATTGCAGGAAGCTCGATCCTATTAAGCGCGTGCGGTCAGCAGGAAGAAAAAGCAACCGCATATGACAAGATTCAAAAAGAAGGAACGATCGTCGTTGCAACTGCTGGCACACTATACCCGACATCTTATCATGATGAGAAAAGTAATGAATTGACGGGCTTTGACGTCGAAGTCGTCAAAGAAGTCGCAAAACGTCTTGATTTAAAAGTAAAATTCAAAGAGATGTCATTTGATGGCATGTTAACTAGCGTCAATACAGGTCAAGTAGACCTTGCCGCTAACGATATTACGATCACAGATGACCGTAAAGAAAAGTTCGCTTTCTCAAAACCATATAAATACACGTATGGAACGGCAATCGTTCGAAAAAGTGATTTGTCTGGAATCAAGTCTCTCGAAGACTTAAAAGGCAAAAAAGCTGCCGGCGAAGCTACAACGACGTATATGCAAATCGCTAAAAAATATGGCGCGAAAGAAGTCACATACGATAATGCGACGAACGATCAATATTTACGGGATGTCTCGAATGGTCGTACAGACGTCATCTTAAATGACTATTACTTGCAAACGCTCGCTGTCGATTTCTTCAAGGACTTCGATATTACGATCCATCCTGATATTGCTTATAATCCAAGTCAAGTCGGTTTGATCATGGATTTGGATAATAAAGAACTCCAATCCAATATTAACGAACAACTCGACAAAATGAAGGAAGATGGCACTTTGAAAGACATTTCGAAGCAATTCTACGCAGGAAAAGATGTATCCCAAATGCCTGACGTCAAAACGACGATTGTCGATGTGAACTGA
- a CDS encoding amino acid ABC transporter permease, whose amino-acid sequence MSSIDWRSVFNPELAVESFPYILSGLGQTLWISLLSMAIGLGIGLILALCRLSHLRLLRIGASAYISFMRGVPILVLLFMLYFGLPVINIQLDALTAAITGFSLNSAAYMAEIIRSSLLSIDRGQEEAAASLGLSRYRTFVGIILPQAIRIAIPPLSNVLLDLVKASSLAAMITVPEIFQKAKIVGGREFDYMTVYFVVAFIYWGICSCIAVIQEILERRFARYL is encoded by the coding sequence ATGTCATCGATTGATTGGCGGTCCGTCTTCAATCCGGAATTAGCAGTCGAATCGTTTCCTTACATTTTAAGTGGACTCGGACAGACACTATGGATCTCCTTGCTCAGCATGGCCATCGGACTTGGAATTGGGTTGATTCTTGCCCTCTGTCGTCTGTCCCATCTTCGACTATTACGCATTGGAGCCAGTGCTTACATCTCTTTCATGCGTGGTGTACCGATTCTCGTTTTGCTGTTCATGTTGTATTTCGGACTTCCGGTCATCAATATTCAACTTGACGCGTTGACGGCTGCGATTACTGGTTTTAGTTTGAATAGTGCGGCGTACATGGCAGAGATCATTCGTTCTTCGTTACTATCGATTGATCGTGGTCAGGAAGAGGCTGCAGCGTCACTTGGTTTATCCAGGTACCGGACGTTTGTTGGGATCATTTTGCCGCAAGCGATTCGTATTGCCATCCCACCACTGTCAAATGTCTTGCTTGATCTTGTCAAAGCCTCATCGCTTGCTGCTATGATCACTGTCCCTGAGATTTTCCAAAAGGCAAAAATTGTTGGTGGACGAGAATTCGACTACATGACTGTTTATTTTGTCGTTGCTTTTATCTATTGGGGCATTTGTTCCTGTATCGCAGTCATCCAAGAGATACTCGAACGCCGTTTTGCCCGGTATTTATGA
- a CDS encoding putative bifunctional diguanylate cyclase/phosphodiesterase — MNTQRRSSNSLQYHREIRANYQLFGMIIFVLTSCGAVLYIVANVFSRSGLDGDDWIRAIVIASAGVLQYFIGKSTLSDRLKPHMMSIVFLLIPYIYYPFIDRGGQSVWACALLFILASLVVINRTMLLYATSITTISLLYIWYQTPSLENVTMFASDHIARIGLILIATIISLLIHNQYVTRLERNIDYLARLQEQAFTDPVTGLSNRSSFVIEVDKQKQEDDLICLIDLDDFKTVNDAFGYRTGDRTLHIIGRRLMNRFPDCTIAKASGSAFLLHAPKHYDARTLCDDILSSVSERVQIDFKQINVTASIGVSYMNDATTDHVINDAEIALFTAKSNRKNTYAITDLATQNERKRALQLTRDLYDAELDRDFFILFQPQVNSKTRQITGVEALIRWNHPEYGLVPPTEFIPLAERTRFIETLGGWVMRQACFQGKAWLEEGKEPITISVNVSPWELRQLDFTDRVLAILKQSGFPPSLLEIEMTEHIFVEGTDQIIETLNALHLYGIRIALDDFGTGFSSMQSLVELPFDQLKIPKEIVQEAIHSEKKRAMIETIIQLGKRLDMTIVAEGIELKEEAALLERLGCHTLQGYLFHRPLQPRQLENFLTMYREG, encoded by the coding sequence GTGAATACACAGCGACGTTCTTCCAATAGTCTGCAATATCATCGAGAAATTCGAGCAAATTACCAGTTGTTCGGGATGATCATTTTTGTATTGACGAGTTGTGGTGCCGTTTTATATATTGTGGCAAACGTCTTCAGTCGCTCTGGTTTGGATGGAGACGATTGGATACGTGCGATCGTCATTGCGAGTGCCGGCGTACTGCAATATTTTATCGGTAAAAGTACGTTGTCGGATCGGTTGAAGCCACATATGATGTCGATTGTTTTTTTATTGATTCCATATATTTATTATCCGTTCATTGATCGAGGTGGTCAGTCTGTTTGGGCATGCGCGCTACTTTTTATTTTAGCGTCTCTCGTTGTCATCAATCGAACGATGCTGTTGTACGCTACGAGCATTACCACGATTTCTCTGCTGTATATTTGGTATCAAACACCCTCACTCGAAAACGTTACGATGTTTGCATCCGATCACATCGCGCGAATCGGACTCATCTTGATTGCGACAATCATTAGTTTGTTGATTCATAATCAGTACGTCACTCGTCTTGAACGAAATATCGATTACTTAGCCCGTTTACAAGAACAAGCCTTTACGGATCCCGTGACAGGATTATCAAACCGTTCTTCTTTTGTCATCGAAGTGGATAAACAAAAACAAGAAGATGATTTGATTTGTCTGATTGATCTCGATGATTTTAAGACGGTTAATGATGCATTCGGTTATCGAACAGGTGACCGTACCTTACACATCATTGGTCGTCGATTGATGAACCGTTTTCCGGATTGTACGATTGCGAAAGCGAGTGGAAGCGCCTTTTTGCTCCATGCACCAAAGCATTACGATGCTCGAACCCTTTGTGACGATATTTTATCAAGCGTTTCGGAACGTGTCCAAATTGATTTTAAACAAATTAATGTCACCGCAAGCATCGGTGTTTCATATATGAATGACGCAACGACGGACCATGTCATCAATGATGCTGAAATTGCCTTGTTCACGGCTAAATCAAATCGGAAAAATACTTATGCGATTACCGATTTGGCGACTCAAAATGAACGGAAACGAGCGCTTCAGTTAACGCGTGATTTATATGATGCAGAATTAGATCGTGATTTCTTTATTTTATTTCAGCCACAAGTCAATTCAAAAACGCGCCAGATTACCGGAGTAGAAGCTTTAATTCGGTGGAATCACCCGGAATATGGTCTTGTTCCTCCAACTGAGTTCATCCCGCTCGCCGAACGGACTCGTTTCATTGAGACACTAGGAGGTTGGGTCATGCGTCAAGCATGTTTTCAAGGAAAAGCATGGTTGGAAGAGGGCAAAGAACCTATAACGATTTCAGTGAATGTCTCGCCATGGGAATTACGCCAACTAGATTTTACGGATCGTGTATTAGCGATCCTTAAACAGTCAGGCTTTCCTCCGTCATTACTCGAAATCGAGATGACGGAGCATATTTTCGTTGAAGGTACGGATCAAATCATCGAGACGCTGAATGCGTTACATTTATATGGTATTCGGATTGCGCTTGATGACTTTGGAACGGGCTTCTCATCTATGCAATCTTTAGTGGAATTGCCATTTGATCAGTTAAAGATTCCAAAAGAAATCGTTCAAGAAGCGATCCACTCTGAAAAGAAGCGAGCGATGATTGAAACGATCATTCAATTAGGGAAACGATTAGATATGACAATCGTAGCCGAAGGTATTGAATTAAAAGAAGAGGCAGCGTTGCTTGAACGTTTAGGATGTCATACATTGCAAGGGTATCTCTTTCATCGACCGTTACAACCGCGTCAATTAGAAAATTTTTTAACGATGTATCGGGAAGGATAA
- a CDS encoding FMN-dependent NADH-azoreductase: MSHLLFIEANDSTHQKKGISSELNDAFLNAYRETHPDDKITVLNLFEERLPFFDLKLASAAGRLFKGEELTGEDATHAQRLQEYLTGFLDADKVVFSFPMWNLTVPAPLHNYMDYLAQAGQTFRYTAEGSIGLVEDKKVLLIHSRGGDYSTKEKASSEHAVRYMLDLLAFFGINDVSTVILEGHQQYPERATELIDRALEECRQFGQSF; this comes from the coding sequence ATGTCACACTTACTATTCATCGAAGCCAACGATAGTACGCATCAAAAAAAAGGCATTAGTTCTGAATTAAACGATGCCTTCTTGAATGCTTATCGTGAAACTCATCCTGATGACAAGATCACGGTTTTAAATTTATTTGAGGAACGCCTTCCCTTCTTTGATTTGAAACTTGCCAGCGCAGCAGGTCGTCTTTTTAAAGGAGAAGAATTAACCGGGGAGGATGCGACACATGCGCAACGACTTCAAGAATACCTAACTGGATTCTTAGATGCCGATAAGGTCGTCTTTTCATTTCCGATGTGGAACTTAACGGTTCCGGCACCGCTTCACAATTATATGGATTATCTCGCTCAAGCTGGGCAGACGTTCCGTTATACAGCTGAGGGATCAATCGGTTTAGTAGAAGACAAAAAAGTGTTATTGATTCACTCACGTGGCGGTGATTATTCAACTAAAGAAAAAGCGTCAAGCGAACATGCTGTGCGCTATATGCTAGACTTATTAGCATTCTTCGGAATTAATGATGTATCGACTGTCATATTAGAAGGACATCAACAATATCCTGAACGTGCAACAGAACTCATTGACCGAGCACTTGAGGAGTGTCGACAATTCGGTCAATCGTTTTAA
- a CDS encoding helix-turn-helix domain-containing protein, protein MVTSNPIGENVRRFRVQKGYSQKELCADLCSQAEISKIENGLNSPTVNLLQQLATRLQVPISLLFQEHTDEEQFFQLDRFLSDLLREEKYEEAMKRINQIEVNEIIEVDILKSYIRTIIDLKQKRIDFRTAASLLSHLLIEKEVWSHSIQLFIRIKMAIANMYSEEDQFHLTESVYQELETEIELLQSLTHLNSLLKIYFNHCQILEYQGKSEESIVIAKKGYELCLEQNHTFLFGHFYYQLAHYDELSGKDVTSLKKQYSVAYTLFHAFEHDVRKKMIFRMKENFLLFTFDN, encoded by the coding sequence ATGGTTACTTCTAATCCGATTGGAGAAAACGTAAGACGATTTCGGGTTCAAAAAGGATACTCTCAAAAAGAACTATGTGCCGATTTATGTAGTCAGGCAGAAATCAGTAAAATCGAAAATGGCTTAAATTCACCGACTGTTAATTTGTTGCAGCAACTGGCTACAAGGTTACAAGTTCCTATTTCTTTATTGTTTCAAGAACATACAGATGAAGAGCAGTTCTTTCAGCTTGATCGATTCTTATCCGATTTGCTTCGTGAAGAGAAATATGAAGAGGCAATGAAACGTATTAATCAGATAGAAGTGAATGAAATCATCGAAGTAGACATTTTAAAGAGTTATATTAGGACAATCATTGATTTAAAACAAAAACGGATTGATTTTCGAACAGCTGCCAGTTTGCTCAGTCATCTTCTAATCGAAAAAGAAGTGTGGTCGCATTCCATTCAATTATTTATTCGCATCAAAATGGCGATTGCTAATATGTATTCAGAAGAAGATCAGTTTCATTTAACTGAATCTGTTTATCAAGAGCTAGAAACAGAAATTGAACTTCTGCAATCATTGACACATCTAAATTCTTTGTTGAAAATTTATTTCAATCATTGTCAGATTCTTGAGTACCAAGGGAAGTCTGAGGAGAGTATCGTCATCGCGAAGAAAGGGTACGAATTATGTCTGGAGCAAAATCATACATTTCTATTCGGGCATTTTTATTATCAACTTGCCCACTATGATGAGTTATCAGGTAAAGACGTTACGTCTCTTAAAAAGCAATATTCAGTCGCCTATACATTATTTCATGCGTTTGAACATGATGTTCGGAAAAAAATGATCTTTCGTATGAAGGAAAACTTTTTATTATTTACATTTGACAACTAA
- a CDS encoding helix-turn-helix domain-containing protein, producing the protein MMKMNDLTSSIGTKIKQLRIEKQMTQKELCEGVCSQAEISKIENSLNSPTVELLQQIAKRLNTPIALLLENPQLKEEIDFFDKTVSDLLREKKYAQVTKLLSKYDYNNENLNLIILSAYFQIIVDMKQERFDFRTAASLLSNIIQEYDVWNESISLFIRIKTAIANLYAEHELYHFTTSIYLEIETLLEKLESSTYVISLIKVYFNHAQILLYQDLFEEAIVFIQKGINLCLNSQQTFLLGHLYFQLGNYQEAVGNALFQKTYTVAYTLLHAFEFQTTKQLVVDLKRKYLLFTFDSTESTNAFKE; encoded by the coding sequence ATGATGAAGATGAATGATTTGACTTCATCGATTGGTACAAAGATCAAACAACTACGCATTGAAAAGCAGATGACTCAAAAAGAACTATGTGAAGGTGTTTGTAGTCAAGCTGAAATTAGTAAAATTGAGAATAGTCTCAACTCACCAACTGTAGAATTATTACAGCAAATTGCCAAGCGACTAAATACGCCAATAGCGCTCTTGCTTGAAAATCCTCAATTGAAAGAAGAGATAGATTTTTTTGATAAGACAGTTTCAGATTTACTTCGAGAAAAAAAGTATGCTCAGGTCACTAAACTGCTCTCAAAGTATGACTATAATAATGAAAATTTAAACTTAATCATATTAAGCGCTTATTTTCAAATCATCGTGGACATGAAACAAGAACGATTTGATTTTCGGACTGCTGCTTCTTTATTAAGTAACATCATTCAAGAGTACGATGTTTGGAACGAATCCATCTCTTTATTCATTCGGATTAAAACAGCAATTGCTAATTTATATGCTGAGCATGAGTTGTATCATTTTACAACCAGTATTTATTTAGAAATCGAAACGTTATTAGAGAAACTCGAAAGTTCGACATATGTAATTTCATTAATAAAGGTTTATTTTAACCATGCTCAAATTCTTTTATATCAAGATTTATTTGAAGAAGCGATTGTGTTTATTCAAAAAGGAATCAACTTATGCTTAAACTCTCAACAAACCTTTCTTTTAGGACATTTATATTTTCAACTAGGTAACTATCAAGAAGCCGTCGGAAACGCCTTATTTCAAAAAACGTATACAGTTGCCTATACATTGTTGCATGCATTTGAGTTTCAAACGACGAAACAATTGGTTGTTGACTTAAAGCGAAAATATTTGTTATTTACTTTTGATTCTACTGAATCTACTAATGCATTTAAAGAGTGA